One genomic segment of Chitinophaga sancti includes these proteins:
- a CDS encoding DHA2 family efflux MFS transporter permease subunit: MKKETILVVTVIAAAVMELIDTSIVNVALSHMSGNLGATLEDTSWVITAYAIANVIIIPITSFLVLRLGRRNYYIGSVIAFTFFSFMCGQASNIWTLVAFRFLQGIGGGALLSVSQAIVFEIFPKEKRNVASALFGIGVFVGPTIGPTLGGYITEFYDWPWIFYINVPIGITVSVICYMLLKEPPIKQEAGKVDWLGIFFLAIGVGSLQTVLERGETDDWFEANYIILLSVTAFFGLLLFIWWELKTDNPVVNLKVLRSKNLTLAAVLTFISGVGLFSSVFLTPVFAQRLLGFTPTQTGLLLLPGALLAIGGLMISATLLQKGVSPIVMITIGMLLFVLFSWQMSHLSLDASANLITTSLIWRAVGLAVVTVPLTTLAVSSLAPQDIPQGAALNNMMRQLGGSFGLAMVNTYLTNRNAVHRTDLVSNFTADNPEAVKRISDYTGYFMQHGFGVLEAKQKALKVVDVVITKQSNLMSYDDAYLMVGMVFLFALPLLLLARKRKAGMQVKVVLSDH; the protein is encoded by the coding sequence ATGAAGAAAGAAACCATCCTGGTGGTTACCGTCATTGCTGCGGCTGTGATGGAACTAATCGATACCTCCATCGTCAATGTCGCGCTCTCACATATGAGCGGAAACCTGGGCGCTACGCTGGAAGATACTTCGTGGGTCATTACGGCGTATGCTATTGCGAATGTGATCATCATTCCAATTACCAGTTTTTTAGTCTTAAGATTGGGCAGAAGGAATTATTATATCGGCTCTGTCATTGCCTTTACCTTCTTCTCTTTTATGTGCGGACAGGCATCCAATATCTGGACACTCGTGGCTTTCCGTTTCCTGCAGGGTATAGGTGGCGGGGCATTGCTCTCCGTATCACAAGCCATCGTGTTCGAGATCTTTCCAAAAGAAAAACGGAATGTGGCCAGTGCGCTCTTTGGAATAGGCGTGTTTGTAGGCCCTACAATCGGACCGACTTTAGGAGGATATATCACCGAGTTCTACGACTGGCCATGGATCTTTTACATCAACGTACCGATCGGTATAACTGTTTCGGTTATATGTTATATGCTATTAAAAGAACCACCTATTAAACAGGAAGCCGGAAAAGTAGACTGGCTGGGAATCTTCTTCTTAGCAATTGGCGTAGGATCTTTGCAGACTGTATTGGAAAGAGGTGAAACGGACGATTGGTTCGAAGCGAATTATATCATCCTGTTGAGTGTGACCGCCTTCTTTGGGTTATTACTTTTTATCTGGTGGGAACTCAAAACCGACAACCCGGTGGTGAACCTGAAAGTATTGAGGAGTAAGAACCTTACCTTAGCGGCTGTGCTTACTTTCATTTCAGGGGTCGGACTATTCAGTTCCGTATTTCTGACACCTGTTTTTGCGCAACGACTATTAGGGTTCACGCCTACGCAAACAGGACTGTTGTTGTTACCAGGTGCCTTATTAGCCATCGGCGGATTGATGATCTCGGCTACCCTATTACAAAAAGGCGTTTCTCCTATTGTGATGATTACGATCGGGATGTTGCTCTTTGTACTCTTCAGCTGGCAGATGTCGCATTTAAGTCTGGATGCAAGTGCAAACCTGATCACGACCAGTTTGATTTGGCGTGCCGTTGGACTGGCAGTAGTAACGGTGCCATTGACCACCTTGGCAGTGTCATCGTTGGCACCGCAGGATATTCCCCAGGGAGCAGCTTTGAATAATATGATGCGGCAACTGGGGGGTAGCTTTGGGTTAGCGATGGTGAATACATACCTGACGAATAGGAATGCAGTACATAGAACGGATCTTGTTAGCAATTTTACCGCTGATAATCCGGAGGCTGTAAAGAGAATTTCAGATTATACGGGGTATTTTATGCAGCATGGGTTTGGGGTTTTAGAGGCAAAGCAGAAAGCACTAAAGGTGGTGGATGTTGTGATTACGAAACAGTCGAATCTGATGAGTTATGATGATGCATACCTGATGGTGGGGATGGTGTTTTTGTTTGCATTGCCGTTGTTGTTACTGGCCAGGAAGAGGAAGGCGGGGATGCAGGTGAAGGTGGTGTTGTCTGATCATTGA
- a CDS encoding SDR family oxidoreductase has product MNTSNNTVLITGGSAGIGFEIAQQLSAQGNQVIITGRNPERLKAAAAQLKNTTAIVSDVTSEDDVNHLVAQLNEQFPFLNIVINNAGAASSPYRFLPGANAFEKASAEMQTNYLSVLRLNDKFLPLLSKQPYSAIVNVSSIVSFAPSINIPGYSVSKAALHAYSRVLRLTLKDTPVRVFELMPPLVNTEFSKEIGGEKGIPPARVAAELIEGLQNDLYEIHVGDTAGIYQLYLSSPENALQALNAGN; this is encoded by the coding sequence ATGAACACAAGTAACAATACCGTACTTATCACCGGCGGAAGTGCCGGTATCGGTTTCGAAATCGCACAGCAATTAAGTGCACAGGGTAACCAGGTTATCATCACAGGTCGTAACCCTGAAAGATTGAAAGCAGCAGCCGCGCAATTAAAAAATACGACTGCGATAGTGTCTGATGTCACCAGCGAAGACGATGTGAACCACCTCGTGGCCCAGCTGAATGAACAATTTCCTTTTTTAAATATCGTGATCAATAACGCCGGGGCCGCGTCCTCTCCTTACAGATTTCTCCCGGGGGCCAATGCATTTGAAAAGGCCAGCGCCGAAATGCAAACCAATTATCTCTCCGTACTTCGCTTGAATGATAAGTTCCTGCCTTTGTTAAGTAAACAACCTTATTCTGCCATCGTGAATGTATCCAGTATTGTATCATTTGCGCCAAGTATCAATATTCCTGGCTATAGTGTTAGCAAGGCTGCTTTGCATGCTTATAGCAGGGTTTTACGCCTTACTTTGAAAGATACGCCTGTACGTGTTTTCGAACTTATGCCCCCATTAGTTAATACAGAATTTTCTAAAGAAATAGGCGGGGAAAAAGGTATTCCACCTGCTCGAGTGGCTGCGGAATTAATAGAAGGTCTTCAAAATGACTTATATGAAATACATGTAGGGGATACTGCCGGCATCTACCAACTCTACCTCTCCTCTCCTGAAAACGCACTGCAGGCACTCAACGCCGGCAATTAA
- a CDS encoding RNA polymerase sigma factor — translation MYAAENSLLLRVANGDQKAFRMLFDQYWDGMYANALHFTKSPELAQDLTQEIFTKVWIMRDKLPGIERFDAWLYKVAKNMILDELRRLQQSPDYAEFIDAYFLAGDQDAHQPATTKDIEKQLHAAIDQLPAQMQIAFKLSRFEGLTHDQIAQRMNISKVTSRNYIARSLVAIKKYLAGKQIELGLLLLLMIRH, via the coding sequence ATGTACGCAGCTGAAAATTCTCTCTTACTCCGTGTAGCCAATGGTGACCAAAAGGCTTTTCGTATGCTTTTTGACCAATATTGGGATGGCATGTATGCCAATGCGTTGCATTTTACAAAATCGCCTGAATTAGCCCAGGACCTTACACAGGAGATATTTACGAAGGTGTGGATCATGCGGGATAAGCTCCCCGGAATTGAGCGATTCGATGCCTGGCTGTACAAGGTAGCGAAAAATATGATCCTGGATGAGCTGCGCCGGTTACAACAAAGTCCGGATTATGCTGAGTTTATAGACGCCTATTTCCTGGCTGGCGACCAGGATGCACACCAACCTGCAACGACCAAAGACATTGAAAAACAACTACATGCAGCTATTGATCAATTACCTGCGCAAATGCAGATTGCTTTTAAACTGAGCAGGTTTGAGGGCCTTACACACGACCAGATTGCACAAAGGATGAATATATCCAAAGTAACCTCCCGGAATTACATAGCACGATCCCTGGTGGCTATCAAAAAATACCTTGCTGGCAAGCAAATTGAACTGGGACTGCTTTTACTCTTAATGATAAGACACTAA
- a CDS encoding FecR family protein, with protein MKELLEKFLSDSMTKEEQEEFRALLAREDLREEWAAYIEKILAEQRYDDAPVADRDAIFQQMMSKSPVYPYPISTLHRYGWWAAAAVFLLLLGVGTLWLRKPVPAPAKLAVADVAPGTTKAVLTLANGQTVPLDSAGVGSWVQGNTSVHQSGGLLAYSGAASENAVSYNTLTTPRGGTFRVTLPDGSNVWLNAASSLRYPTSFKSSSERLVEVQGEAYFEIAQNAQQPFKVKVNDQTTIVVLGTSFNINAYANEGGIATTLFTGAVRMNHGNTQVTLHPGQQARTGHTTIETIQNIDTAQVLAWKNGLFDFHNATLPEVMRQLTRWYDIDVVYEGNIPAITFDGKMDRHLQLSQIIKIFSYMKLNCRLEGNKRLVVLP; from the coding sequence ATGAAGGAGTTATTGGAAAAATTCTTGTCCGACAGCATGACCAAAGAAGAGCAGGAGGAATTCCGGGCTTTACTTGCCCGCGAAGACCTGCGTGAAGAGTGGGCTGCGTACATTGAAAAGATCCTGGCAGAGCAACGTTACGATGATGCGCCTGTAGCTGACCGTGATGCCATCTTTCAGCAAATGATGTCCAAATCACCTGTTTATCCATATCCTATATCAACTTTGCACAGGTACGGCTGGTGGGCCGCTGCGGCGGTCTTCCTGCTCCTGTTGGGGGTGGGCACTTTGTGGTTGCGTAAACCTGTGCCTGCACCGGCTAAACTGGCTGTTGCTGATGTGGCACCGGGTACTACAAAAGCAGTGCTTACATTGGCAAATGGGCAAACGGTGCCACTGGATAGTGCGGGCGTAGGCTCATGGGTGCAGGGCAATACCAGTGTGCATCAATCTGGTGGGTTGCTGGCCTATTCAGGGGCTGCCTCTGAAAATGCGGTAAGCTATAATACCCTGACTACCCCCCGCGGAGGTACTTTCAGGGTGACCCTGCCAGATGGCAGTAATGTATGGCTCAATGCTGCTTCTTCGCTGCGTTATCCTACTTCTTTCAAAAGCTCCTCTGAACGACTCGTAGAAGTTCAGGGCGAAGCCTATTTTGAAATCGCACAAAACGCACAACAACCTTTTAAGGTAAAGGTCAATGATCAAACCACGATTGTCGTACTCGGAACAAGTTTTAACATAAATGCCTATGCCAATGAAGGTGGCATTGCCACTACACTGTTTACCGGCGCTGTTCGTATGAACCACGGGAATACTCAGGTTACGCTACATCCCGGGCAACAGGCGCGCACGGGGCACACAACTATTGAAACGATTCAAAATATAGATACAGCACAGGTACTGGCCTGGAAAAACGGACTCTTTGATTTCCATAATGCCACGCTGCCGGAGGTAATGAGACAATTGACCAGGTGGTATGATATTGACGTCGTATATGAAGGAAATATACCAGCCATCACGTTTGATGGGAAGATGGATAGACATTTACAATTATCTCAAATTATCAAAATCTTTTCTTACATGAAGTTGAACTGTAGGCTGGAAGGGAATAAGCGCCTGGTAGTACTGCCATAA
- a CDS encoding TetR/AcrR family transcriptional regulator, with amino-acid sequence MSKAEKTRQYIVEKTAPIFNTKGFAGTSLTDMTEATGLTKGSIYGNFANKDEVALACFDFNFKKVVGIIDSAIEKEKTYRGKLLVYTKIYDNFLNLPFPTGGCPVLNTAVESDDTHPELRAKSAAAIGNWKDKLSDIINKGIAVGEFKPGLNIEQTALTLIATIEGAIMITKATGKLNYRSAILNSIENMINAL; translated from the coding sequence ATGAGCAAAGCAGAAAAAACCAGGCAGTATATAGTGGAGAAAACCGCTCCTATCTTTAATACCAAGGGTTTTGCCGGCACCTCTCTCACTGATATGACCGAGGCGACCGGACTGACCAAGGGCTCCATCTATGGCAACTTTGCCAACAAAGATGAAGTAGCCCTCGCCTGCTTTGACTTCAATTTCAAAAAAGTAGTCGGCATCATCGACAGCGCCATAGAAAAAGAAAAGACCTACAGGGGCAAACTCCTGGTCTATACTAAGATCTATGACAATTTTCTAAACTTACCTTTTCCAACCGGCGGATGCCCTGTGCTGAACACCGCCGTGGAATCAGATGATACTCACCCGGAACTGAGGGCGAAATCTGCCGCTGCCATCGGGAACTGGAAAGACAAACTCTCTGACATTATCAATAAAGGCATTGCAGTGGGAGAATTCAAGCCCGGACTGAATATAGAGCAAACCGCACTCACACTCATCGCTACCATAGAAGGAGCTATCATGATCACTAAAGCAACTGGTAAACTCAATTACCGCTCTGCTATCCTGAACTCCATCGAAAACATGATTAACGCACTCTAA
- a CDS encoding heavy metal translocating P-type ATPase produces the protein MNEHEHHHEHDHDHGHGWMKYIEIICSLTCGTALAIGFGLSFVKGIPPVLPLSLYILAYIAGGFFTVKEAIENIRAGSFDIDSLMIVAAAGAAILGDWAEGALLLFLFSLGHSLEHYAMNKAKNSISALAKLAPKTAWLKKDNDLQEVNIETLQINDIVVVKPDATIPADGVIIKGNSAVNQAAVTGESMPVDKLVDSNVYAGTLNGSGALEVKVTKPSKDSTLSKLIQLVNEAQSQQSPTQRFTDRLQKFYVPAVIIFVGLLCLAFLVIDEPFSASFYRAMGVLVAASPCALAIAIPSAVLSGVARAARAGILIKGGRPLEDLGTLKAIAFDKTGTLTAGKPTLTDIIPAAGITKEELLEMVVAVESLSDHPLAKAIVADAQLKNITPAENLSSVTGKGIKAQWQGHDIIIGNKALVTGASEEVLALLDEKSAAGHTAMLVLKDNQYAGMITVMDTPRPEAKQALDALKAAGIKKMVMLSGDNQLVADAIAKAIGLTDAWGNLLPERKVEAINQLKATEHKVAMVGDGVNDAPAMANSTVGIAMGAAGSDVALETADIALMGDQLMHLPFAIALSQQANRIIKQNLVISLGMVAVLIPLTLLGIASMGPAVIGHEGSTLVVVLNALRLLVYKKK, from the coding sequence ATGAACGAGCATGAACACCATCACGAACATGATCATGATCACGGACATGGTTGGATGAAATATATAGAGATCATCTGCAGCCTTACCTGTGGCACAGCACTGGCGATTGGCTTTGGTTTATCTTTTGTCAAAGGTATTCCTCCCGTACTTCCTTTATCGTTATATATTCTGGCATATATTGCAGGTGGGTTTTTTACCGTAAAAGAAGCCATCGAAAATATCAGAGCTGGTTCTTTCGATATCGATTCTCTCATGATCGTTGCTGCTGCCGGTGCCGCTATTTTAGGCGACTGGGCCGAAGGCGCACTATTGCTTTTCCTCTTTAGTCTGGGTCATTCATTAGAGCATTATGCTATGAACAAAGCGAAGAACTCTATTAGTGCGCTGGCTAAGCTTGCGCCTAAAACAGCGTGGCTGAAAAAAGATAATGACCTGCAGGAAGTAAATATCGAAACCTTACAAATAAACGATATTGTCGTAGTAAAACCTGATGCCACTATTCCGGCTGATGGTGTAATCATAAAAGGGAACAGTGCAGTTAACCAAGCAGCTGTTACCGGCGAAAGTATGCCGGTTGATAAGCTGGTTGACAGCAATGTATATGCGGGTACTTTGAATGGCAGTGGTGCATTGGAAGTAAAAGTGACCAAACCATCCAAAGACTCTACTTTATCAAAACTGATTCAACTCGTGAACGAGGCGCAGTCACAGCAATCACCTACACAGCGTTTTACTGACAGGTTGCAGAAGTTTTACGTACCCGCTGTTATCATCTTTGTAGGGTTGCTATGTCTTGCATTTCTGGTGATTGACGAACCGTTCAGCGCCAGCTTTTATCGTGCTATGGGGGTGTTGGTGGCAGCTAGTCCATGTGCGTTGGCGATCGCTATTCCCAGTGCCGTGTTGAGTGGGGTAGCCCGTGCTGCGCGAGCGGGTATCCTTATCAAAGGCGGGCGGCCACTGGAAGACCTTGGTACACTCAAAGCGATTGCTTTTGATAAGACAGGCACTCTCACTGCCGGCAAGCCAACACTTACCGACATAATTCCTGCTGCTGGTATCACTAAAGAGGAGCTACTTGAAATGGTCGTAGCTGTGGAATCACTCAGCGATCATCCATTGGCAAAAGCCATTGTGGCCGATGCGCAGCTAAAAAATATCACCCCTGCAGAGAACCTTTCATCTGTTACCGGTAAAGGTATTAAAGCGCAATGGCAGGGGCACGACATTATTATTGGTAATAAGGCTTTGGTCACCGGTGCTTCGGAAGAGGTGCTGGCGCTGTTGGATGAAAAATCTGCCGCCGGGCATACGGCTATGCTAGTGCTAAAAGACAACCAGTATGCGGGCATGATCACCGTTATGGATACACCCCGGCCCGAAGCAAAACAGGCACTGGATGCGCTCAAAGCAGCGGGGATTAAAAAGATGGTCATGCTCTCCGGCGATAACCAGTTGGTAGCGGATGCGATTGCAAAGGCGATTGGTCTCACTGATGCATGGGGGAACCTGTTGCCTGAACGAAAAGTCGAAGCGATCAATCAACTTAAGGCTACGGAACATAAAGTGGCGATGGTGGGTGATGGTGTCAACGATGCACCTGCTATGGCCAATAGTACGGTTGGTATCGCGATGGGTGCTGCGGGGTCTGATGTAGCGCTGGAAACGGCTGATATTGCGCTGATGGGAGATCAGTTGATGCACCTGCCGTTTGCGATTGCGTTAAGTCAGCAGGCGAATCGTATTATCAAACAAAACCTGGTGATCAGTTTGGGTATGGTGGCGGTGCTGATTCCCTTAACTTTATTGGGTATTGCGAGTATGGGGCCGGCGGTGATTGGTCATGAAGGTTCTACATTAGTAGTGGTGTTGAATGCGTTGCGGTTATTGGTGTATAAAAAGAAGTAG
- a CDS encoding winged helix DNA-binding domain-containing protein, which yields MTTKFLLQQRLFLQQLAAPQFNTPSAVVKHMGAIQAQDYDMAKWAVGQRVTTCHSSEVEAAINDGHIIRTHVLRPTWHLVNPADLRWMQELTAPHVKKGIAHYDKKLELDDAFFKKSNKLICKALEGKHLTRTELKAVLDKAGIESDSHRLVHIMIRPELDGLICSGARKGKQTTYALLDERIPKTTSLSKEEALAALALRYFTSHGPATLKDFSWWSGLPVTIAKQGLEAVKKELDNEGDYYFKSFTGKATNKIYLLPNYDEYLVSYADRTALAHEKHAHKMQRSAPFFDNTIIIDGQVAGTWKREIKKDDVKVSLQPFEKLTTAQETKLKKAEKEYINFTCPK from the coding sequence ATGACCACAAAATTTCTGCTACAGCAAAGATTATTTTTACAACAACTGGCGGCACCACAATTTAATACGCCCTCAGCTGTAGTAAAACATATGGGTGCTATACAGGCACAGGATTATGACATGGCCAAATGGGCAGTGGGGCAGCGTGTTACCACATGTCATTCATCCGAAGTGGAAGCTGCTATCAATGATGGTCATATTATCCGCACACATGTACTTCGCCCTACCTGGCATCTGGTCAATCCTGCTGACCTCCGCTGGATGCAGGAACTCACTGCTCCCCATGTAAAAAAAGGAATCGCACATTATGATAAAAAATTAGAGCTGGATGATGCCTTTTTCAAAAAAAGCAACAAGCTTATTTGTAAAGCACTGGAAGGAAAACACCTGACCCGGACAGAGCTGAAAGCGGTACTGGATAAAGCAGGCATCGAAAGTGATTCTCACCGTTTGGTACATATTATGATCCGTCCCGAGCTGGATGGTTTGATTTGTAGTGGTGCAAGAAAAGGGAAGCAAACAACGTATGCACTATTAGATGAACGCATTCCAAAAACGACATCACTCTCCAAAGAAGAAGCCCTCGCAGCACTGGCATTACGGTATTTCACCAGCCATGGACCAGCTACGCTGAAAGATTTTTCATGGTGGTCAGGATTACCCGTTACAATAGCAAAACAAGGTTTGGAAGCGGTAAAAAAAGAACTCGACAACGAAGGCGATTATTACTTTAAATCATTTACAGGAAAGGCTACCAATAAAATTTATCTCCTGCCTAACTACGATGAATACCTTGTTTCCTATGCAGACAGAACAGCACTTGCACATGAAAAACACGCACACAAAATGCAGCGCTCTGCACCGTTCTTTGACAATACCATCATCATTGACGGCCAGGTAGCAGGTACATGGAAACGGGAAATAAAAAAAGATGATGTAAAAGTTAGCTTACAGCCATTTGAAAAGTTAACCACCGCGCAGGAAACAAAATTAAAAAAAGCAGAAAAAGAATATATCAATTTCACATGTCCGAAATAG
- a CDS encoding class I SAM-dependent methyltransferase, producing MQQTKNNYDNLASQYDWLSKVVFYHSLENAQVSLLQYIPAGSQVLIVGGGTGWILERLAQLHHDGLRITYVELSGNMITLSQKRDYKENTVDFVNLPIEDYIPDHDYDVIITPFLFDNFVPERAQPIFWQLHYSLKKGGLWLFADFYYDKEKSRWWQKLLLKIMYSFFRLFCNIEANALFNMATCFEQGKYEVIHKRFFYFGFIQSIAYRKPV from the coding sequence ATGCAACAGACTAAAAACAATTACGACAATCTCGCCTCCCAATATGACTGGCTGAGCAAGGTGGTATTTTACCACTCGCTTGAAAATGCACAGGTGAGTTTATTGCAATATATACCAGCCGGTAGCCAGGTCCTCATCGTAGGTGGGGGTACCGGCTGGATTTTAGAAAGACTGGCGCAATTACACCACGATGGTTTACGCATCACCTATGTGGAGCTCTCGGGGAATATGATCACCCTTTCACAAAAGCGCGACTATAAAGAAAATACAGTTGATTTTGTGAACCTTCCTATCGAAGATTATATCCCCGACCATGATTACGATGTCATCATCACCCCTTTCTTATTTGACAATTTCGTCCCTGAGCGGGCGCAACCTATCTTCTGGCAGTTACATTATTCTTTGAAAAAAGGCGGTTTGTGGTTATTCGCAGATTTCTATTATGACAAAGAAAAAAGCCGTTGGTGGCAAAAATTGCTGCTAAAAATTATGTATTCCTTCTTCAGGTTGTTCTGTAATATAGAAGCAAACGCCCTCTTTAACATGGCGACCTGCTTTGAACAGGGAAAATACGAGGTAATACATAAGCGTTTCTTCTATTTTGGCTTCATTCAGTCAATTGCTTATAGAAAACCGGTATAA